A region from the Roseofilum capinflatum BLCC-M114 genome encodes:
- a CDS encoding NAD(P)/FAD-dependent oxidoreductase, giving the protein MSKTEEILSQLPGDVLAGLRKADQLWSGVRSSSIPVPEVITVADPGSAEDKPLDTDVVICGGTLGIMMGCALQLRGIGVTVVERGILRGRVQEWNISRRELGVLVELGVLTEEELEEAIATEYNPARISFPGSRDIWVKGILNIGIDPVFLLECLKQRFLAAGGTLLEQTPFAGATIYPDRIIVKAGNQNINARLLLDAMGHFSPISKQARAGAKPDAVCLVVGSVAQGYPQNDTGDLFVSFTPPMHHCQYFWEAFPAKDGRTTYLFTYLDAHRDRFSLEFFYEEYLRLLPEYQNISLDQLTFQRALFGFFPCYQNSPLKLPFDRILPIGDSSGSQSPLSFGGFGAMIRHLKRLTLGIEEALSLDTLTQKQLSLLQPYQPSLSVTWLFQRSMSLSMESKDFLVPPNDLLRGVFAIMEEAGDDVLRPFLQDVVQFPGLTETLLKTWIQQPLSVLKIIPQVGLPTLINWMIHYQNLGVYTLLDILGNSLDPDLQFLSPEQRYTYHRWREGWHYGSGRDYE; this is encoded by the coding sequence ATGAGTAAAACTGAAGAAATTTTATCTCAATTACCAGGGGATGTGCTGGCAGGGTTGCGAAAGGCGGATCAGCTCTGGTCGGGTGTGCGCTCATCAAGTATACCGGTTCCTGAAGTGATTACGGTAGCTGATCCGGGGAGTGCGGAGGATAAACCCTTAGATACGGATGTGGTGATCTGTGGGGGCACTCTGGGGATTATGATGGGCTGTGCGTTGCAGTTGCGCGGCATTGGGGTGACGGTGGTAGAGCGGGGCATTTTGCGCGGTAGGGTGCAGGAGTGGAATATTTCCCGTCGGGAGTTGGGGGTGTTGGTGGAGTTGGGGGTTTTGACTGAGGAGGAGCTGGAGGAGGCGATCGCCACTGAGTATAACCCAGCCCGGATTAGTTTTCCCGGTAGCCGGGATATTTGGGTTAAGGGTATCCTCAATATTGGCATCGATCCGGTGTTTCTGTTGGAGTGTCTAAAGCAGCGTTTCTTGGCAGCCGGAGGAACTCTATTAGAGCAAACGCCGTTTGCAGGAGCGACGATTTACCCAGATCGCATTATCGTCAAAGCGGGAAATCAAAATATTAACGCTCGCTTACTCCTCGATGCCATGGGGCACTTTTCCCCTATCAGCAAACAAGCACGAGCCGGAGCAAAACCGGATGCCGTCTGTTTAGTCGTCGGTAGCGTCGCTCAAGGCTATCCCCAAAACGACACCGGAGATCTCTTTGTCTCCTTCACTCCCCCGATGCATCACTGTCAATATTTCTGGGAAGCCTTTCCTGCCAAAGATGGGCGCACCACCTATTTATTCACCTACTTAGATGCCCATCGCGATCGCTTTAGCCTAGAATTTTTCTATGAAGAATACTTGCGCCTACTCCCCGAATACCAAAACATTTCCCTCGATCAACTCACCTTTCAACGCGCCCTCTTCGGCTTCTTTCCCTGCTATCAAAACAGTCCCCTAAAACTCCCCTTCGATCGCATCTTACCCATCGGTGATAGTAGTGGTAGCCAGTCGCCCCTCAGTTTTGGCGGTTTTGGAGCCATGATCCGACACCTAAAGCGTTTAACCTTGGGTATAGAAGAAGCCTTAAGCCTCGATACCCTGACCCAAAAACAATTATCCCTTCTCCAACCCTATCAACCCAGTTTATCCGTCACTTGGCTCTTCCAGCGCTCCATGAGTTTAAGCATGGAAAGTAAAGACTTTCTCGTGCCTCCCAATGACTTGCTCCGGGGCGTTTTTGCCATTATGGAAGAAGCAGGCGATGATGTTTTACGTCCCTTTTTGCAAGATGTGGTGCAGTTTCCCGGCTTAACTGAAACCTTACTCAAAACCTGGATTCAACAACCCCTTTCTGTCCTCAAAATCATTCCCCAAGTCGGCTTACCCACCCTGATTAATTGGATGATCCATTATCAGAATTTAGGCGTTTATACCCTATTAGATATACTGGGTAATTCCTTAGACCCCGATCTGCAATTCCTTTCTCCAGAGCAACGCTACACTTATCACCGTTGGCGAGAGGGTTGGCACTACGGCTCAGGACGGGATTATGAGTAA
- a CDS encoding B12-binding domain-containing radical SAM protein: MKIKMILPALTEALSPHWRPIKYSLFPPLGLATIASFFSPDDEIDLQDEHVEVLTLDDSPDLVVIQVYITSAYRAYELADHYRQKGAYIVLGGLHVTALPQEAQQYADTIFLGPGEDTWPRFLADFRAGHPQKRYSSQERDLLSAPPIRRDLIKRHLYLIPNSIVVSRGCPHHCDFCYKDAFFQGGKSFYTQSVDQALAEIERLPGRYLFFLDDHLFGNAQFARELFTGMLGMNRIWQAAGTIQAVLQPKLLELAVESGLRSLFIEFETLNADNLRQQHKYHNLNRDYTAAIRRLQDLGVMINGSFVFGMDEDDESVFETTVEWAISQGIETATFHILTPYPGTPLYERMVKEGRILTQNWDLYDTRHVVFQPAKMSVERLEAGYWQAYQDFYRWSAIWQGAATKTSFNHRLRHLVYAGSWKKFEPFWDWVIRGHQLGKMMPLLESVLQGFHRFPNSQRSPKEVLI; encoded by the coding sequence ATGAAAATCAAAATGATTTTACCCGCCTTAACCGAAGCCCTTAGTCCCCATTGGCGACCAATTAAATATTCCCTATTTCCACCTTTAGGTTTAGCCACAATCGCCTCATTTTTTAGTCCAGACGATGAGATTGATTTACAAGATGAGCATGTGGAAGTCTTAACTTTAGACGATAGCCCCGATTTAGTCGTGATTCAAGTGTATATTACCTCGGCTTATCGGGCCTATGAATTAGCCGATCATTATCGTCAAAAAGGCGCTTATATTGTTTTAGGAGGATTGCATGTAACGGCCTTACCCCAAGAAGCACAACAGTATGCAGATACGATATTTTTAGGGCCAGGAGAGGATACTTGGCCTCGTTTTTTAGCCGATTTTCGGGCTGGACATCCCCAAAAGCGATATAGTTCTCAGGAACGAGATTTACTCAGCGCTCCGCCCATTCGTCGAGATCTCATTAAACGCCATTTGTATCTGATACCTAATTCCATTGTGGTGTCTAGAGGCTGTCCCCATCATTGTGATTTTTGTTATAAAGATGCATTTTTTCAAGGGGGGAAATCCTTTTATACACAATCGGTCGATCAGGCTTTAGCAGAAATTGAACGTTTACCGGGACGCTATTTATTTTTTCTCGATGATCATTTGTTTGGGAATGCCCAATTTGCGCGGGAACTCTTTACCGGTATGCTGGGTATGAATCGGATTTGGCAAGCCGCAGGAACGATTCAGGCAGTTTTACAACCCAAGCTGTTAGAATTGGCGGTTGAAAGTGGTCTGAGAAGTTTGTTTATTGAGTTTGAAACCTTAAATGCTGATAATTTACGCCAACAGCATAAATATCATAACTTAAATCGGGATTATACGGCTGCTATTCGGCGCTTACAGGATTTGGGAGTAATGATTAATGGTAGTTTTGTGTTTGGCATGGATGAAGATGATGAGAGTGTTTTTGAGACGACGGTAGAATGGGCGATTTCCCAGGGAATTGAAACGGCAACTTTTCATATTCTCACCCCCTATCCCGGTACACCGCTCTATGAACGGATGGTGAAAGAAGGACGAATTTTAACCCAAAATTGGGATTTATACGATACTCGTCATGTGGTGTTTCAACCGGCAAAAATGAGTGTAGAAAGGTTGGAAGCGGGGTATTGGCAAGCCTATCAAGATTTTTATCGGTGGAGTGCCATTTGGCAAGGAGCAGCGACTAAAACCAGTTTTAATCATCGCTTACGTCATTTGGTTTATGCGGGGAGTTGGAAAAAATTTGAGCCGTTCTGGGATTGGGTGATTCGCGGTCACCAATTGGGCAAAATGATGCCGCTTTTAGAATCAGTTTTACAGGGTTTTCATCGGTTTCCAAATAGTCAGCGATCGCCCAAAGAGGTCTTGATATAA
- a CDS encoding bifunctional riboflavin kinase/FAD synthetase, translating into MWSIASPTTALKPMAIALGNFDGVHRGHQQVIQPIAGFQSLGRDLYSSVVTFFPHPQEVLTGQKKLLLTPPEEKAAYLHQMGIDQLVIVPFDRQLASLSPEEFVRQILVTSLHTKIISVGEDFRFGYQRSGTVEDLKAIAAQWGIKVIITPLENCQEGRISSSQIRLALTEGDLVQAQRLLGRPYSLQGKVIQGQQLGRTLGFPTANLEVPPQKFLPRLGVYSVRVSNPLWKEAQPVMGVMNLGNRPTVDGVKQTIEVHLFNWSGDLYDQVLCVELESFLRPEQKFASLDALKAQIKADCETALWVMGNR; encoded by the coding sequence GTGTGGTCTATTGCTTCCCCGACAACTGCGTTAAAGCCCATGGCGATCGCCCTGGGTAACTTTGATGGAGTTCACCGGGGACATCAACAAGTCATTCAACCCATTGCCGGTTTTCAGAGTCTTGGCCGCGATCTCTATTCCAGTGTGGTGACCTTTTTCCCCCATCCTCAAGAAGTGTTAACAGGCCAGAAAAAGTTGCTGCTCACTCCTCCAGAGGAAAAAGCCGCCTATTTGCATCAAATGGGGATCGATCAATTGGTCATTGTGCCCTTCGATCGCCAGCTCGCTTCTCTGAGTCCTGAAGAATTTGTTCGCCAAATTTTGGTCACCTCTCTGCACACAAAAATCATCAGTGTGGGGGAAGACTTTCGCTTTGGCTATCAACGCAGTGGAACCGTTGAGGACTTAAAGGCGATCGCCGCTCAATGGGGAATTAAAGTCATCATTACCCCCCTGGAAAACTGCCAAGAAGGACGCATCAGTAGTTCCCAGATCCGGTTAGCCCTCACCGAGGGAGATCTGGTGCAAGCTCAACGACTCCTAGGCCGACCCTACTCATTACAGGGTAAAGTCATTCAAGGACAACAGCTCGGTCGTACCCTCGGCTTTCCCACCGCCAACCTCGAAGTTCCTCCCCAGAAATTTTTACCTCGTCTCGGAGTTTACAGCGTCCGAGTTTCTAACCCCCTCTGGAAAGAAGCTCAACCCGTAATGGGAGTCATGAACCTCGGAAATCGCCCCACAGTGGATGGAGTGAAACAAACCATTGAAGTTCACCTCTTCAATTGGTCAGGAGACTTATACGATCAAGTCCTATGCGTTGAACTCGAATCCTTTCTGCGTCCAGAACAAAAATTCGCCTCCCTCGATGCCCTCAAAGCCCAAATCAAAGCCGACTGTGAAACCGCATTATGGGTAATGGGTAATCGGTAA
- a CDS encoding MBL fold metallo-hydrolase produces the protein MSLTQQQFTVHFWGVRGSIPCPGPETVRYGGNTSCIEMRVGGHRIIFDGGTGLRVLGQYLLKHMPVEAHLFFTHSHWDHIQGFPFFTPAFIPGNTFNIYGCVAPNGETIENRLNNQMLHPNFPVPLKVMGSKLVFNDIEVKQPIKFDDVVIENAPLNHPGEAVGYRVSWGGHTAAYISDTEHFPDRMDENVLFLARNADVMIYDATYTDAEYNHPKTSKVGWGHSTWQEAVKVAKAANVKKLVIFHHDPLHNDEFLDKVGEDVAQAFPDSLMAREGLSLTLVSPPSDPLEP, from the coding sequence ATGTCTCTTACACAACAACAATTCACGGTTCATTTTTGGGGCGTTCGCGGTTCAATTCCCTGCCCCGGCCCCGAAACCGTTCGCTATGGCGGCAATACGTCTTGTATTGAAATGCGAGTCGGCGGTCATCGTATTATTTTTGATGGCGGCACAGGATTACGGGTATTAGGCCAATATCTTTTAAAGCACATGCCCGTTGAAGCCCATTTATTTTTTACCCACTCCCACTGGGATCATATTCAAGGCTTTCCCTTTTTTACCCCAGCCTTTATTCCTGGTAATACATTTAATATTTATGGTTGCGTTGCTCCCAATGGAGAAACCATAGAGAACCGCTTAAATAACCAAATGCTCCATCCCAATTTCCCTGTCCCCCTGAAAGTGATGGGATCGAAATTGGTCTTTAATGACATCGAGGTAAAGCAACCGATTAAGTTTGATGATGTGGTGATTGAAAACGCTCCCCTGAATCATCCAGGGGAAGCCGTGGGATATCGTGTCAGTTGGGGCGGCCATACGGCGGCCTATATTAGTGATACGGAGCATTTTCCCGATCGCATGGATGAGAATGTGCTGTTCTTAGCCCGAAATGCTGATGTGATGATTTATGATGCCACTTATACTGATGCTGAATATAATCATCCCAAGACCAGTAAAGTCGGTTGGGGCCATTCCACTTGGCAAGAAGCGGTCAAAGTGGCTAAAGCGGCCAATGTGAAGAAATTAGTGATCTTTCACCACGACCCTCTCCACAATGACGAGTTTCTCGATAAGGTGGGCGAAGATGTAGCTCAAGCTTTCCCCGATAGCCTGATGGCGAGGGAAGGTTTATCCCTAACTCTGGTTTCTCCCCCCTCCGATCCCCTAGAACCCTAG